In Tamandua tetradactyla isolate mTamTet1 chromosome 7, mTamTet1.pri, whole genome shotgun sequence, the following are encoded in one genomic region:
- the LOC143690082 gene encoding olfactory receptor 9S13-like, which produces MKSELNKSNSELTEFVLLGFRRSPEVQILLFALFFFIYMVIVVGNISMIVVIKIDLRLHTPMYFFLRNLSYLDLCYSTVIAPNTLANFLSKEKKISYNGCATQFFFFALFAGTECFLLAVMAYDRFSAICSPFLYTVRMSPQTCVRLVIGSYISGCINSMIQTGFTFSLCFCGENRLDHFFCDVPALIKISCSDTFVNEIVLFVLSALIVVTTTTVILVSYAYILSTVLKIPSTQGRSKTFSTCSSHITAVSLFYGTVFFMYAQPGAISSPEKNKIIAMLYTLIIPMLNPLIYSLRNREVKNALKRILLRRISF; this is translated from the coding sequence ATGAAGAGTGAGCTGAATAAGAGTAACTCAGAGTTGACAGAGTTTGTTCTGCTGGGATTCAGAAGATCTCCAGAAGTTCAGATTCTATTATTTGCACTGTTCTTCTTCATCTACATGGTCATTGTAGTGGGAAATATCAGCATGATAGTTGTCATTAAAATAGATCTCAGACTTCACACGcctatgtatttctttcttagaAATTTGTCCTATTTAGACCTCTGTTACTCCACAGTCATTGCTCCTAATACTCTGGCTAATTTCTTGTCCAAGGAGAAGAAAATTTCTTACAATGGCTGTGCGACacagttctttttctttgctctctttGCTGGAACTGAATGTTTTCTTCTGGCGGTGATGGCATATGATCGCTTCTCAGCCATTTGCTCGCCTTTCCTCTATACTGTACGCATGTCTCCGCAGACTTGCGTTCGTTTGGTGATTGGCTCCTATATCAGTGGATGCATCAACTCCATGATCCAAACAGGTTTCACCTTCAGTTTGTGTTTCTGTGGAGAAAACAGACTGGACCACTTTTTCTGTGATGTCCCAGCCTTGATCAAGATCTCATGTTCTGACACCTTTGTGAATGAGATTGTGCTGTTTGTTCTCTCTGCTCTCATCGTCGTCACCACCACAACTGTCATTCTGGTTTCCTATGCTTATATCCTCTCCACCGTCCTGAAGATCCCCTCAACCCAGGGCAGGAGTAAGACCTTCTCCACCTGCAGCTCTCACATCACTGCGGTGAGTTTATTCTATGGGACTGTGTTCTTCATGTATGCCCAGCCTGGGGCCATCTCCTCTCCGGAGAAAAACAAGATTATAGCCATGCTCTATACTCTCATCATCCCTATGTTAAACCCTCTGATTTATAGTCTGAGGAATAGGGAGGTAAAAAATGCTCTGAAAAGAATACTGTTAAGAAGAATATCTTTTTGA